In one Mucilaginibacter ginsenosidivorax genomic region, the following are encoded:
- a CDS encoding phosphotransferase enzyme family protein, giving the protein MFDDILISFGLNVADYDVQPFGSGLINHTYKLKGHSHAYILQQINTSVFKNPDYIANNLELVKIYLNKLNPGYLFVAPLKTIDDHFMVKSSDGKFYRLFPFIGGSHTVNFLQDKQEAFEAAVQFGRFTRLLNDFDIGRLQYTLSDFHNLKLRFDQFKTASKNALPVKLAEAATEIKEVYNQYQILQTYNQLISNTEIPLRAIHHDTKINNVLFDSQNHALCLVDLDTVMPGYYLSDVGDMMRTYLSPANEEETNLDKIHIREDFFRAIYKGYMSEMGNILTEAEKQLFIFSGKLMIYMQALRFLTDFLNNDSYYGAQYPGHNLVRAKNQFKLLAEYTKAEPSFKLLISSVNREFLTAEKQSN; this is encoded by the coding sequence ATGTTTGATGATATACTGATAAGCTTTGGATTAAACGTTGCCGACTATGATGTGCAGCCTTTTGGTTCGGGTTTAATAAACCATACTTATAAGCTTAAAGGCCATAGCCATGCCTATATCCTGCAGCAAATTAATACTTCGGTTTTTAAAAACCCCGATTATATAGCCAATAACCTGGAGTTGGTAAAAATATACCTAAATAAACTTAACCCTGGTTATCTTTTTGTTGCACCCTTAAAAACCATTGATGACCACTTTATGGTAAAATCATCTGATGGGAAATTTTACAGGCTATTTCCTTTTATTGGTGGATCGCATACGGTTAATTTTTTACAGGATAAGCAGGAAGCTTTTGAGGCAGCCGTTCAATTTGGCCGGTTTACGCGCCTGTTGAATGATTTTGATATCGGCCGGCTGCAGTACACGCTATCGGATTTTCATAACCTTAAGCTCCGGTTCGACCAGTTTAAAACAGCATCTAAAAACGCGTTGCCTGTTAAGTTGGCAGAAGCTGCAACCGAGATCAAGGAAGTTTACAATCAATACCAAATATTGCAGACCTACAATCAACTGATATCCAATACCGAAATTCCTTTACGCGCCATTCATCACGATACCAAAATTAACAACGTATTGTTTGACAGCCAAAACCATGCACTTTGTTTGGTAGACCTGGATACCGTTATGCCCGGTTACTATTTAAGCGATGTGGGCGATATGATGCGTACTTACTTGTCTCCTGCCAATGAAGAAGAAACTAACCTGGATAAGATACATATCCGTGAAGATTTTTTCCGCGCCATATACAAAGGTTACATGAGCGAAATGGGCAACATTCTTACGGAAGCTGAAAAACAGTTATTCATTTTTTCGGGCAAACTGATGATTTACATGCAGGCCCTGCGCTTTTTAACCGATTTTTTAAACAACGACAGCTACTACGGCGCACAGTATCCGGGCCATAATTTGGTACGGGCAAAAAACCAGTTCAAATTACTTGCTGAATACACTAAAGCCGAGCCATCATTTAAACTCCTGATATCAAGTGTTAACCGGGAGTTTTTAACGGCAGAAAAGCAAAGTAATTAA
- a CDS encoding DUF3472 domain-containing protein produces MKKTTFCYLSFLLSVFTAAISVAQGTNSQAPALKQVIPLGGNAWVNAPDTITDEGLVNWKNPKSTANIYFRVSVAQDIKVSLRLRVPQGESKIGIKAGENYIFKKVSNRAFDTIEMGTIHLKHSGHVKIELKGMSKTGAVYADISDLIIQTKQPDADIAYVKQGSSFHFGRRGPSVHLRFAVPDEKKTKVKWFYNQIIVPKGQDVVGSYFMADGFGQGYFGMQVNSTTERRVLFSVWSPFNTEDPKSIPDSMRIKLIKGGAGVHIGEFGNEGSGGQSYMHYPWEAGKAYAFLLRAEPDVAKNSTTFTAYFEDVAAGKWFLVASFNRPQKATYLTSLYSFVENFEPENGDKTRKALFTNQWIGDSENNWQQLTGAVYTGDATAKANYRKDYAGGVEGDKFYLQNGGFFDGFIKLNTPFTRAPVSVKPVIDINNLPVK; encoded by the coding sequence ATGAAAAAAACAACGTTCTGTTATCTTTCTTTTTTACTAAGTGTATTTACCGCTGCCATTTCGGTGGCGCAGGGTACAAATTCACAAGCGCCCGCGTTAAAACAGGTGATCCCCTTAGGTGGCAATGCCTGGGTAAACGCGCCCGATACCATTACTGATGAAGGCCTGGTGAATTGGAAAAATCCTAAATCAACCGCTAATATCTATTTCAGGGTGTCGGTTGCGCAGGATATTAAAGTATCCTTAAGGCTGCGGGTGCCACAGGGCGAAAGTAAGATCGGGATAAAAGCAGGCGAAAATTATATATTTAAAAAGGTAAGCAACCGGGCTTTTGATACCATTGAGATGGGGACTATCCATCTAAAACACTCCGGGCATGTTAAAATTGAACTGAAGGGCATGAGTAAAACCGGCGCTGTTTATGCTGATATAAGCGACTTGATTATCCAAACCAAACAGCCCGATGCCGATATAGCTTATGTAAAACAAGGCAGTTCGTTCCACTTCGGCAGGAGGGGGCCATCGGTGCACCTGAGGTTTGCGGTGCCCGATGAGAAAAAAACAAAAGTGAAATGGTTTTACAACCAGATAATTGTTCCTAAAGGGCAGGACGTTGTCGGGTCCTATTTTATGGCAGATGGCTTTGGCCAGGGATATTTTGGCATGCAGGTAAATTCAACCACCGAACGCCGGGTGTTGTTTTCTGTATGGAGCCCGTTTAATACCGAAGACCCTAAAAGTATACCCGACAGTATGCGTATTAAATTGATAAAAGGTGGTGCTGGTGTACACATTGGCGAATTTGGTAACGAAGGATCGGGCGGGCAAAGTTATATGCATTACCCATGGGAGGCTGGGAAAGCCTATGCCTTTTTGTTGAGGGCCGAACCTGATGTTGCTAAAAATTCGACAACGTTTACCGCTTATTTTGAAGATGTTGCCGCGGGTAAATGGTTCCTGGTGGCCAGTTTTAACAGGCCGCAAAAAGCCACCTACCTCACCAGCCTTTATTCTTTTGTTGAGAATTTTGAGCCCGAAAACGGCGATAAAACCCGCAAAGCCCTGTTTACTAATCAATGGATAGGCGATAGCGAAAACAACTGGCAACAACTTACCGGGGCTGTATACACCGGCGATGCAACCGCCAAAGCCAACTACCGGAAAGATTATGCAGGTGGCGTTGAAGGAGATAAATTTTACCTGCAAAACGGTGGTTTTTTTGATGGTTTTATAAAATTAAACACGCCTTTCACCAGGGCACCCGTAAGTGTAAAGCCTGTTATTGATATTAATAATTTACCTGTTAAATAG
- a CDS encoding Gfo/Idh/MocA family protein: protein MERREFIKTGAIAAAGFSILPSGSLFASAQAKVRLGYIGVGARGMSHIAEGLLRDDVEVVAICDTQEHSLKICREYVAKKGHAPVTEYTGGLDAYKKLLDRKDIDAVIIATPWQFHHPQAIDAMKAGKYVGCEVIAGLTVDEHWDIVHTSEKTGMPYMTLENVCYRRDVMAALNMARQDLFGEIIHLEGGYQHNLRPVLFNDGKGSYGNRGVEYGAKALSEAQWRTQFNIDVDGDIYPTHGAGPCMHYANINAGNRFTNLVSFSSKARGLGAYIEELSPGHPNAKINYKNGDVTTTMINCANGETVLLSHDTHLPRPYSLGFRVQGTKGLWMDVNKSVYIDHKSKEDDSWEPAQQWFDKYDHPLWKKYEKLAQGAGHGGMDWFVFNAFIESVKNKRQTPIDVYDSVTMSVITPLSTKSLKEGNASVAFPDFTKGKWKDRKNSFALDDSGF from the coding sequence ATGGAAAGAAGAGAATTTATAAAAACCGGCGCTATTGCCGCGGCAGGCTTCAGTATACTGCCGTCTGGTAGTTTGTTTGCATCTGCACAGGCCAAAGTAAGGCTGGGGTACATTGGTGTTGGCGCCCGCGGCATGAGCCACATTGCCGAAGGTTTGCTGCGCGATGACGTAGAAGTGGTAGCCATTTGTGATACCCAGGAGCATTCGCTAAAAATTTGCCGCGAATACGTAGCCAAAAAGGGCCACGCCCCGGTAACGGAATACACAGGTGGACTGGATGCCTACAAAAAACTTTTAGACCGTAAGGATATTGACGCGGTGATCATAGCTACACCATGGCAGTTTCATCATCCGCAGGCTATTGATGCCATGAAAGCCGGTAAATATGTGGGCTGCGAGGTTATTGCCGGTTTAACAGTAGACGAACATTGGGACATTGTGCACACCTCCGAAAAAACAGGTATGCCCTATATGACGCTTGAGAATGTTTGTTACCGCCGGGATGTAATGGCAGCGCTTAATATGGCGCGGCAGGACCTTTTTGGCGAGATCATCCACCTGGAAGGTGGTTACCAGCACAATTTAAGGCCGGTACTGTTTAACGATGGCAAAGGCAGCTACGGTAACAGAGGCGTAGAATATGGTGCTAAAGCCTTAAGCGAAGCCCAATGGCGCACCCAGTTTAATATTGATGTGGATGGCGACATTTACCCAACCCATGGTGCAGGCCCTTGCATGCATTATGCTAACATTAACGCGGGAAACCGGTTTACCAACCTGGTATCTTTTAGCTCAAAGGCACGCGGTTTGGGCGCTTATATCGAAGAATTATCGCCAGGCCATCCCAACGCCAAAATTAACTATAAAAATGGCGACGTAACCACCACCATGATCAATTGCGCCAATGGCGAAACCGTGTTGTTAAGCCACGATACACATTTGCCGCGTCCGTATTCTTTAGGTTTCCGCGTACAGGGCACCAAAGGGCTATGGATGGATGTAAACAAAAGCGTTTATATCGACCATAAATCAAAAGAAGATGATTCGTGGGAGCCGGCACAGCAATGGTTTGATAAATACGACCACCCGCTATGGAAAAAGTACGAAAAACTTGCCCAGGGTGCCGGCCACGGTGGCATGGACTGGTTTGTGTTTAACGCCTTTATCGAATCGGTAAAAAACAAACGCCAAACGCCTATTGATGTTTATGATTCTGTTACCATGAGCGTTATTACGCCATTATCAACCAAATCGCTTAAAGAAGGCAATGCAAGCGTAGCTTTTCCCGACTTTACAAAAGGCAAATGGAAAGACAGGAAAAACAGTTTCGCGCTTGACGACAGCGGCTTTTAA
- a CDS encoding LacI family DNA-binding transcriptional regulator, with protein sequence MQSKPTTIKEIAQLLGISVSTVSRALHDHPSIGLSTRAKVKKLAAELNYEPNQTAIFLQKGKTHTIGVILPELSEAFFSSAISAIEDTAYKKNYTVLLAQSHDDEQKEKELVEKMKNHRVDGLLVSVGKNTSSFQHFENLKKYSIPVVYFDRIPNIANIHYVACNMEIGTIEAVSFLLKKGHRAIGMINGPQTMVATGERKEGYIKAMTKNRLKFDPSLIVSCDLTEEGTKKAFDELLANKRKPTAVVTFNDYVALFAIKHAQQLNIRINKDLEFVSYANLPLINYMENIPAASVEQFPYLQGQKAADILMDLLHHQDKGSNEQSAYYKIIIESQLIENKK encoded by the coding sequence ATGCAATCAAAGCCAACTACTATAAAAGAGATAGCCCAGTTGCTGGGCATCTCGGTTTCTACAGTTTCAAGGGCCTTGCATGATCATCCCAGTATTGGCCTGAGTACCAGGGCAAAAGTTAAAAAACTGGCAGCAGAACTGAACTACGAACCCAATCAAACCGCCATTTTTTTACAGAAGGGAAAAACCCACACCATCGGCGTTATTTTGCCCGAACTTTCTGAAGCCTTTTTTTCATCGGCCATTAGCGCCATTGAAGATACCGCTTATAAAAAGAATTATACGGTACTGCTTGCACAATCACATGATGATGAGCAGAAAGAAAAGGAACTGGTAGAGAAAATGAAAAATCACCGGGTAGATGGGCTGTTGGTATCGGTAGGCAAAAACACTTCGTCTTTTCAGCATTTTGAGAACCTAAAAAAGTATAGCATCCCTGTAGTTTATTTTGACAGGATACCCAATATTGCCAACATCCACTACGTGGCCTGTAATATGGAAATTGGCACCATCGAGGCAGTTAGCTTCCTGTTAAAAAAAGGGCACCGCGCCATAGGCATGATCAATGGCCCCCAAACCATGGTAGCCACCGGTGAGCGGAAAGAAGGCTATATTAAAGCCATGACTAAAAACCGCCTGAAATTTGACCCATCGCTTATTGTATCCTGCGATTTAACGGAGGAAGGCACAAAAAAAGCTTTCGACGAATTGCTGGCCAACAAAAGGAAACCCACAGCCGTGGTTACGTTTAACGATTATGTAGCTTTATTTGCCATTAAACACGCACAACAGCTAAACATCAGGATAAATAAAGACCTTGAATTTGTAAGCTACGCCAATTTACCGTTGATTAATTACATGGAAAACATCCCGGCAGCGTCTGTTGAACAGTTCCCTTATCTGCAGGGGCAAAAAGCTGCTGATATCCTGATGGATCTGCTGCATCACCAGGATAAGGGCAGTAATGAACAAAGCGCCTACTATAAAATCATTATAGAATCGCAACTGATCGAGAATAAAAAATAA
- a CDS encoding RagB/SusD family nutrient uptake outer membrane protein translates to MKKYSISLIIAAVCLQFSCNKNLDPKVYSSLTSTNAFRTQSDAVAAVNAVYARLKGPAVGDNFDYWTVRHFALTDLTTDVGHCSYSGDPGQLSLVQWNSANGLLAEDWKQIYKLIADANNAIYNLSAMTTIGDDAKSQFLSEIKFLRAVAYLDLTDAWGPVVLVTEKDVANPKYTSQPPVTPVATIDALLIADLQAAISTLPANYAGNKYYSTNDVGRATKGAAMTLLAKLYLREKQWQKAADLTRQVMDLNIYQLYPSYSGLFKEDNKWCSENIFSVLSDANVNGTELLNHFGPLNHPVLTDRWQYYAVTWDFYNSYGDEDDRKKMFFTQYEGVDGLTHKEAPTLGATPPAGVLYMPDVATMKYADPNGANTYYDGHSVDILRYADVLLSRAEALNELGGPTTEAVGLVNQVKARSHAKQLVAASLTQATFRDALLQERGWELYYEGKRRADLMRFGKYDVVVNAYLKRTGQTQTVQLPRDQYFPYPLNQVTINPNLNNSGRQQ, encoded by the coding sequence ATGAAAAAATATAGTATTTCCCTAATCATAGCGGCGGTTTGTTTGCAGTTCTCCTGTAATAAAAACCTCGATCCTAAGGTATACAGCAGCTTAACCAGCACCAATGCGTTTCGTACCCAATCTGATGCGGTAGCGGCTGTAAACGCGGTTTACGCACGTTTAAAAGGCCCGGCTGTTGGCGATAACTTTGACTATTGGACAGTAAGGCACTTTGCCCTTACGGATTTAACCACCGATGTTGGCCACTGTAGCTACAGCGGCGACCCTGGTCAGCTTTCGCTTGTTCAATGGAACTCGGCAAACGGTTTATTAGCCGAGGATTGGAAACAGATTTATAAACTTATTGCCGATGCTAACAACGCCATCTATAACCTTTCGGCGATGACTACCATTGGCGATGATGCTAAAAGCCAGTTTCTGTCCGAGATTAAATTTTTACGCGCAGTAGCGTACCTTGACCTTACCGATGCCTGGGGACCTGTGGTTTTGGTTACCGAGAAAGATGTTGCTAACCCCAAATACACCAGCCAGCCGCCGGTTACGCCTGTAGCCACTATTGATGCGCTGCTGATAGCAGATTTACAAGCTGCCATAAGCACTTTGCCCGCAAATTATGCCGGTAACAAATATTATTCAACCAATGATGTTGGCCGTGCTACCAAAGGTGCCGCCATGACATTATTGGCCAAGCTATACCTGCGCGAAAAACAATGGCAAAAAGCTGCCGACTTAACCAGGCAGGTAATGGATTTAAACATATACCAGTTGTATCCCAGCTATTCGGGTTTGTTTAAGGAAGACAATAAATGGTGTTCAGAAAACATATTTTCGGTGCTGAGCGATGCCAATGTTAACGGAACCGAGCTATTAAACCACTTTGGTCCGCTTAACCACCCGGTACTTACCGACAGGTGGCAGTACTACGCCGTAACCTGGGATTTTTATAACAGCTATGGCGATGAAGACGACCGTAAAAAAATGTTCTTTACCCAATATGAAGGCGTTGATGGATTAACCCACAAAGAAGCGCCAACTTTGGGTGCTACGCCTCCCGCGGGCGTTTTATATATGCCCGATGTTGCAACCATGAAATACGCTGACCCTAATGGCGCAAATACCTACTATGATGGCCATAGTGTTGATATTTTACGTTATGCCGATGTATTATTAAGCAGGGCAGAGGCATTGAATGAGTTAGGTGGGCCAACAACCGAGGCCGTTGGGCTGGTAAACCAGGTTAAAGCGCGTTCGCACGCCAAGCAATTGGTTGCCGCCTCGCTTACCCAGGCTACCTTCCGCGACGCCCTATTGCAGGAACGTGGCTGGGAGCTTTATTATGAAGGTAAACGCAGGGCCGATTTAATGCGCTTTGGTAAATATGATGTGGTTGTAAATGCATACCTGAAACGTACCGGTCAAACACAAACCGTTCAATTACCGCGCGATCAGTATTTCCCGTATCCGCTTAACCAGGTTACAATTAACCCTAATTTGAACAACTCGGGCAGGCAGCAATAA
- a CDS encoding SusC/RagA family TonB-linked outer membrane protein: protein MIKIYTHPDPGFTQSNLLKKKLYGALVKMICCYLFVLLPVLASAQTVITGSVKDKDGPIIGATISEKGVKNTTSTDLGGKFKITLKGSSNILIISYIGYKTQEVTASGTINVTLQEDLNKLNEVVVVGYGSVKKSDLTGSVSSVKADDLNLGGTTSNLGQAIQGKAAGVQVQQSSFAPGGTISITIRGGNSINTSNSPLYVVDGFITDNGNQINPNDIDDIQILKDASATAIYGSRGGNGVVLITTKKGKIGKVAVDADVSNGYQYLTYHPSLLNGQQYTDIQNATAIEDGKPAIFPSNFPLANTNWLKAATQNATVQNRNLSISSADKDSKIYVSGNYLKQLGVLKNTSLERYTARIGAEKTLNENLKLGANFYGASSNSTLQSYSGDITAPLFSLLTAQPNIPVYNADGSYYVYQGKNNALASLLEPTNKSGSKLINGNVSLDYTLFKGLTYHLGAGSEYSQVTAGQYTPRTLVAGKANGGIASEQMSTAFRWLVENYLTYKYNFKDHAFTLLVGNSNQRDVSELLNAGAKGFPTDVFLYYNLSAGSTAYSNNGYSAYGSSKSESSLTDYYGRLNYAYKDKILATFTLRDDASSKFGSNFRHGIFPSGALAYKLEDEDFIKNLNTFSSLKLRVSYGVTGNDRINNYQYLSTFGNYSTVLSPGGALQVGIEPSSLSNPNLKWESTAQLDAGLDMGFADGRINATIDVYRKKTSDLLINIPIGQWWGFSTQLVNGGAIENRGIELGINTNNIRSNSFSWNSSFNISYNKQKALDLGGIKTISSNTANPSGTVSGREFSRLEVGQELGMLYGYVYAGVLKTGETYSPQPNSKAGDPKYVDVNGDGVITPADQKYLGNSNPHYSMGFGNDFHYKGFDLNIFIQGAFGYKLFNMNRLVLESTTSTDALNRFVAGKNENTDIPREGYFLSTYGGYVNSRFVENASYARLKSVSLGYSFPSSLFQHIKIVQGIRLYAEAQNLVTVTGYKGTDPEVNVHTGNTSGGLDFNSFPAFRTFAFGIKVSVH, encoded by the coding sequence ATGATTAAAATTTACACACATCCTGATCCGGGCTTCACACAAAGCAATCTTTTAAAAAAGAAGCTTTATGGCGCCCTTGTTAAAATGATATGCTGTTACCTGTTTGTATTGCTGCCTGTACTGGCCAGCGCACAAACTGTTATTACAGGTAGCGTAAAAGATAAAGACGGACCTATCATTGGCGCAACAATTAGCGAAAAGGGCGTTAAAAACACCACATCGACAGACCTGGGCGGGAAATTTAAAATTACCCTTAAAGGCAGCTCCAACATTTTAATTATATCCTATATAGGGTACAAAACTCAGGAAGTTACCGCCAGCGGAACAATAAACGTAACCCTGCAGGAAGACCTTAACAAACTGAATGAGGTGGTAGTTGTAGGTTACGGCTCGGTTAAAAAAAGCGACCTTACCGGTTCTGTAAGCTCGGTAAAAGCCGATGACCTTAACTTAGGGGGGACAACATCAAATCTGGGCCAGGCCATACAGGGTAAAGCAGCCGGTGTGCAGGTACAACAATCAAGCTTTGCACCGGGCGGTACTATATCTATTACCATACGCGGCGGTAACTCTATTAATACCAGCAACTCGCCATTATATGTAGTTGATGGTTTTATTACCGATAACGGCAACCAGATTAACCCAAATGACATTGATGATATCCAGATCCTGAAGGATGCGTCGGCAACTGCAATCTACGGTTCGCGTGGTGGTAATGGTGTTGTTTTGATCACTACCAAAAAAGGAAAAATTGGTAAAGTTGCCGTTGATGCCGATGTTTCAAATGGTTACCAGTATTTAACTTATCATCCCTCTTTATTAAACGGACAGCAGTACACCGATATTCAAAATGCTACGGCTATTGAAGATGGCAAACCGGCCATATTCCCTTCAAACTTTCCGCTGGCCAATACCAACTGGTTAAAAGCTGCAACACAGAATGCAACCGTTCAAAACCGCAACCTGAGTATCAGCAGCGCCGATAAGGACTCAAAAATTTATGTATCCGGCAATTACCTGAAACAATTGGGCGTATTAAAAAACACCAGCCTGGAAAGATATACTGCCAGGATAGGCGCCGAGAAAACCTTAAACGAAAACCTGAAATTGGGTGCTAACTTTTATGGCGCAAGCTCAAATTCAACTTTGCAATCATACTCGGGTGATATTACCGCACCGTTGTTTAGCTTATTAACCGCGCAGCCCAACATCCCGGTTTACAATGCCGATGGCAGTTATTACGTGTACCAGGGTAAAAACAACGCCCTTGCATCGCTGTTGGAGCCAACCAACAAAAGTGGCAGCAAGCTGATAAATGGTAACGTTTCCTTAGATTATACTTTATTTAAAGGCTTAACCTATCACCTGGGCGCAGGCAGCGAGTATAGCCAGGTTACCGCAGGCCAGTATACGCCGAGAACTTTGGTTGCGGGCAAAGCAAATGGCGGTATAGCCTCCGAGCAAATGTCGACAGCTTTCAGGTGGTTGGTTGAAAACTATTTGACCTATAAATACAACTTTAAGGATCACGCGTTTACTTTATTGGTAGGTAATTCCAATCAGCGCGATGTAAGTGAGTTATTAAATGCAGGTGCCAAAGGCTTCCCTACGGATGTGTTTTTGTATTATAATTTAAGCGCGGGCTCCACAGCTTATTCCAATAACGGGTACAGCGCTTACGGAAGCAGTAAGTCAGAATCGTCGCTAACCGATTATTACGGCAGGTTAAACTATGCTTATAAAGATAAAATACTGGCAACCTTTACCTTAAGGGACGATGCTTCATCAAAATTTGGCAGCAATTTCAGGCATGGTATCTTTCCTTCAGGTGCTTTGGCATACAAGCTTGAAGATGAAGATTTTATAAAAAACCTGAATACATTCTCGAGCTTAAAACTGCGGGTTAGCTACGGTGTTACCGGTAACGATAGGATCAACAACTATCAATACCTGAGTACATTTGGCAACTACAGCACGGTGCTTAGCCCGGGCGGCGCTTTGCAGGTAGGTATAGAGCCTTCCAGCTTATCAAACCCTAACTTAAAATGGGAAAGTACAGCCCAGTTAGATGCTGGTTTAGACATGGGCTTTGCCGATGGCCGTATTAACGCCACCATCGATGTTTATCGTAAAAAAACTTCAGACCTGTTAATCAATATCCCAATTGGCCAATGGTGGGGCTTTAGTACCCAACTGGTAAATGGCGGGGCTATCGAAAACAGGGGCATCGAACTTGGTATCAATACCAACAACATCCGATCTAATAGTTTTTCATGGAACAGCAGTTTTAACATCTCATACAATAAGCAAAAAGCGTTAGACCTGGGCGGCATAAAAACCATCAGCAGCAATACTGCTAACCCGAGCGGTACAGTATCCGGCCGGGAATTTTCGAGGCTGGAAGTAGGGCAGGAATTAGGCATGTTATATGGCTATGTTTATGCAGGTGTACTTAAAACCGGCGAAACCTACTCGCCGCAGCCAAATTCAAAAGCAGGCGATCCTAAATATGTAGATGTAAACGGCGATGGCGTAATAACACCGGCCGATCAGAAATACCTGGGTAACTCAAATCCTCACTACAGCATGGGTTTTGGTAACGATTTTCATTACAAAGGTTTCGACCTGAACATTTTTATCCAGGGTGCATTCGGGTACAAATTGTTTAACATGAACAGGCTGGTGCTGGAATCAACCACAAGCACCGATGCTTTGAACAGGTTCGTTGCCGGTAAAAACGAAAATACAGATATCCCCCGCGAAGGTTATTTCCTGAGCACTTATGGTGGTTATGTAAACTCCCGTTTTGTTGAAAATGCTTCTTACGCCCGTTTAAAATCAGTTTCGTTGGGCTATAGCTTCCCTTCATCATTATTTCAGCACATCAAAATTGTGCAGGGAATAAGGCTGTATGCCGAAGCGCAGAACCTGGTTACCGTAACCGGCTATAAAGGAACCGACCCCGAGGTGAACGTTCATACCGGCAACACATCCGGCGGTTTGGATTTTAACTCCTTCCCGGCTTTCAGAACTTTTGCTTTTGGTATTAAAGTGTCTGTTCATTAA
- a CDS encoding aldose epimerase family protein produces the protein MGSNAITVKNWGTANGQDVALYQLRNKNGMLVSVTNYGAAIQAIITVDRDGTMADVVLGYDNIEGYVNDPYYTGAVVGRFANRIAGGLITLDGVQHQLTVKPGGFHHHGGAVGFNKKVWEANHFVQKDKIGVVLRYISPDGEEGFPGELTTIVTYTLNNKNELEVAFEAKTSNTTLLNLTQHAYFNLSGLAGSSILNHELMMPLKHYLPVNKMHVPVGHLATVENTPFDFTQPTAIGKRIDAENEELKQGQGYDNSFVIKQQASADLVMAATVTEPQSGRVLHVYTTEPSVHLYTGNFIDDNSPGKNGAKYMRRSGFCLETQHYPDAPNHAHFPTTVLKPGETFSSKTIFEFTTDAI, from the coding sequence ATGGGCAGCAATGCAATAACAGTAAAAAACTGGGGCACAGCCAATGGTCAGGATGTTGCGCTTTATCAATTGCGTAATAAAAACGGGATGCTGGTATCTGTTACCAATTATGGTGCAGCTATCCAGGCCATTATAACTGTCGACAGGGATGGCACTATGGCCGATGTTGTTTTAGGTTATGATAATATAGAAGGATACGTGAACGATCCTTATTACACCGGCGCTGTAGTAGGCCGTTTTGCAAACCGCATAGCCGGCGGCCTGATAACGCTTGATGGTGTGCAACACCAGCTTACTGTTAAGCCCGGCGGCTTTCACCATCATGGCGGCGCAGTTGGTTTTAATAAAAAAGTATGGGAGGCAAATCATTTTGTTCAAAAAGACAAAATTGGTGTAGTGCTCAGGTATATCAGCCCCGATGGGGAAGAAGGTTTCCCGGGCGAACTGACTACAATAGTTACTTATACATTGAACAATAAAAATGAATTGGAGGTGGCTTTTGAAGCCAAAACAAGCAATACCACGTTGCTTAACCTTACCCAGCATGCTTATTTTAACCTCTCGGGATTGGCGGGCTCGTCAATTTTAAATCATGAGTTAATGATGCCTTTAAAACACTATTTACCGGTAAACAAGATGCACGTGCCTGTAGGCCATTTGGCAACTGTTGAAAATACCCCTTTTGATTTTACCCAACCCACAGCCATAGGCAAAAGGATTGATGCCGAAAATGAGGAGCTGAAACAGGGCCAGGGCTACGACAATTCCTTTGTAATTAAACAACAAGCCTCGGCCGATTTAGTTATGGCTGCCACTGTAACCGAACCGCAAAGCGGCAGAGTGCTTCATGTTTATACAACCGAACCATCGGTGCATTTGTATACCGGCAACTTTATTGATGATAATTCTCCGGGTAAAAACGGGGCTAAGTATATGCGCAGAAGCGGTTTTTGCCTGGAAACCCAGCACTACCCCGATGCGCCAAACCATGCGCACTTCCCGACAACAGTATTAAAGCCTGGGGAAACTTTCAGCAGTAAAACAATTTTTGAATTTACAACTGATGCCATTTAA